One window from the genome of Salvia splendens isolate huo1 chromosome 9, SspV2, whole genome shotgun sequence encodes:
- the LOC121747946 gene encoding ABC transporter B family member 4-like, translating into MQASTSESHENGGDGNGSSEKTEEHAVPFHKLFAFADSFDKLLMIVGSIGAIGNGVSMPLMTVLFGELVDSFGQNQTNNVVSVVSKVALKFVYLALGCGAAAFLQVSGWMITGERQAARIRSLYLKTILRQDVAFFDKETNTGEVVGRMSGDTVLIQDATGEKVGKFIQLVATFVGGFVIAFIKGWLLTLVMLSSIPLLVISGGVMSVVLSKMASRGQSAYAKAANVVEQTIGSIRTVASFTGEKRAVAEYEKSLIEAYSSGVQEGLATGLGFGSAMFIIFCSYALAVWFGAKMILEKGYTGGEVLNVIVAVLTGSMSLGQASPCMTAFAAGRAAAYKMFETINRKPEIDAYDSRGKKLQDVRGDIELSDVYFSYPARPDEQIFRGFSLFIPSGTTAALVGQSGSGKSTVVSLIERFYDPQAGEVLIDGVNLKELQLKWIRSKIGLVSQEPVLFTGSIMDNIAYGKEGATREEIRVAAELANAAKFIDKLPQGLDSMVGEHGTQLSGGQKQRIAIARAILKDPRILLLDEATSALDAESERVVQEALDRIMVNRTTVIVAHRLSTVRNAHMIAVIHQGKMVEKGTHDQLLEDPEGAYSQLIRLQEANKDSDNVDENEREASMDSGRQSSRKMSFIRSISRGGSSEIGHSSRRQSFGPPPAINPSLEEGGSSSEKPPNVSIRRLAYLNKPEVPVLILGTISAIVNGAVMPIFGILISSVIKTFFETPPKLRKDSKLWSLVFVGLGVVSLVAYPARTYLFGVAGNKLIKRIRLMCFEKAVRMEVSWYDEPEHSSGMIGARLSSDAASVRALVGDSLAQMVQDLSSAIVGLGIAFQASWQLALIILAMIPLIGLSGVVQIKFMKGFSADAKAMYEEASQVANDAVGSIRTVASFCAEDKVMEMYRVKCEGPVKNGIKQGIISGIGFGLSFALLFLVYATSFYAGARLVQDGKITFSDVFRVFFALTMAAIAISQSSSLAPDSTKAKSAAASVFAILDRESKIDPSDESGEKLENMKGEIELRHVSFKYPTRPDVQILRDLSLTIRCGKTVALVGESGSGKSTVISLLQRFYDPDSGHISIDGVEIQKFQLKWLRQQMGLVSQEPVLFNDTIRANIAYGKGGDATEAEIIAAAELANAHKFISGLANGYDTMVGERGVQLSGGQKQRVAIARAIVKAPKILLLDEATSALDAESERVVQDALDRVMVNRTTVIVAHRLSTIKGANVIAVVKNGVIVEKGKHETLININDGFYASLVALHTSAADAS; encoded by the exons ATGCAAGCATCCACATCGGAGAGCCATGAAAATGGCGGAGATGGAAACGGAAGCAGCGAGAAAACAGAGGAGCACGCTGTCCCGTTTCACAAGCTGTTTGCCTTTGCTGATTCCTTCGACAAACTGCTCATGATTGTCGGCTCCATTGGCGCCATTGGCAACGGCGTTTCCATGCCTCTCATGACAGTCCTCTTTGGGGAGCTTGTCGATTCCTTCGGCCAAAACCAGACCAATAACGTTGTTTCTGTTGTTTCTAAG GTAGCATTGAAGTTTGTGTATTTGGCTTTGGGGTGTGGCGCTGCGGCGTTTCTGC AGGTGAGTGGTTGGATGATCACTGGGGAAAGGCAAGCAGCAAGGATTAGGAGTCTGTATCTGAAGACAATCTTGAGGCAGGATGTTGCTTTCTTCGATAAGGAAACCAACACCGGAGAAGTTGTGGGGCGAATGTCTGGTGACACTGTGCTCATTCAAGATGCCACGGGGGAGAAGGTTGGGAAATTCATACAGCTGGTGGCTACATTTGTTGGTGGCTTTGTGATTGCATTCATAAAAGGATGGCTTCTCACTTTGGTCATGCTGTCATCTATTCCCTTGCTTGTGATATCCGGTGGTGTCATGTCCGTTGTCTTGTCTAAGATGGCGTCTCGTGGCCAGAGCGCTTATGCTAAGGCAGCGAATGTGGTGGAGCAGACGATTGGCTCCATTAGGACG GTGGCGTCGTTTACTGGCGAGAAGCGGGCTGTGGCTGAGTACGAGAAGTCCTTGATCGAGGCTTATAGTTCGGGGGTACAGGAAGGATTGGCTACTGGATTAGGCTTTGGGTCTGCTATGTTCATCATATTCTGCAGCTATGCTCTGGCTGTTTGGTTTGGTGCAAAGATGATATTGGAGAAAGGTTACACCGGTGGCGAGGTGCTCAACGTGATCGTCGCAGTGCTGACTGGTTCAAT GTCTCTGGGGCAGGCGTCCCCGTGCATGACTGCCTTTGCAGCAGGCCGAGCAGCGGCTTACAAGATGTTCGAGACTATTAACAGGAAGCCGGAGATAGACGCGTATGACAGCAGGGGGAAGAAGCTCCAAGACGTTCGCGGGGATATAGAGCTAAGTGATGTTTATTTCAGCTACCCTGCACGGCCGGATGAGCAGATATTCCGAGGCTTCTCACTCTTCATCCCTAGTGGGACGACGGCTGCTCTAGTTGGGCAGAGTGGGAGTGGAAAATCGACAGTTGTGAGCTTGATAGAGAGGTTCTACGACCCCCAAGCCGGTGAAGTGCTGATCGATGGAGTCAATCTTAAGGAGCTCCAACTCAAGTGGATTAGGTCGAAGATCGGACTTGTGAGCCAAGAACCAGTGCTATTCACAGGTAGCATCATGGATAACATCGCGTATGGGAAGGAAGGCGCGACTAGAGAGGAAATCCGAGTGGCTGCAGAGCTAGCGAATGCTGCTAAATTCATCGATAAGTTGCCTCAAGGGCTGGATAGCATGGTTGGTGAGCACGGCACTCAGCTTTCCGGAGGCCAGAAGCAGAGAATCGCCATTGCTAGGGCGATCCTAAAGGACCCGAGGATTCTACTGTTAGACGAGGCTACAAGTGCACTAGATGCGGAGTCTGAGAGAGTTGTGCAAGAGGCTTTGGACCGGATCATGGTGAACAGAACCACAGTTATCGTGGCCCATCGCCTCAGCACGGTCAGGAATGCTCATATGATTGCAGTCATTCATCAAGGAAAGATGGTTGAGAAAGGTACACATGATCAGCTGCTGGAGGATCCAGAAGGGGCGTATTCTCAGCTGATTCGCTTGCAAGAAGCCAACAAGGACTCGGACAACGTTGATGAAAACGAAAGAGAGGCGAGCATGGACTCTGGTCGACAGTCAAGCCGGAAAATGTCATTCATCCGCTCCATTAGCAGAGGAGGCTCCTCGGAGATAGGGCACAGCAGCCGACGTCAGTCATTTGGTCCGCCTCCGGCAATCAACCCCTCTTTGGAAGAAGGTGGTAGTTCCTCTGAGAAGCCACCCAACGTCTCCATTCGTCGCCTTGCCTATCTAAATAAGCCTGAGGTACCGGTGCTGATATTGGGAACCATATCTGCAATTGTTAATGGTGCAGTGATGCCTATATTTGGGATCTTAATATCAAGTGTGATCAAGACCTTCTTTGAGACGCCACCTAAGCTACGGAAAGACTCAAAGTTGTGGTCGTTGGTGTTCGTGGGGCTAGGGGTTGTTTCACTCGTGGCGTATCCAGCCAGGACCTATCTGTTTGGGGTGGCCGGGAATAAGCTGATCAAGAGGATTAGGCTCATGTGCTTCGAGAAGGCAGTTAGGATGGAGGTTTCTTGGTATGATGAGCCTGAGCACTCAAGTGGTATGATCGGAGCAAGGCTATCATCTGATGCTGCCAGCGTCCGTGCTCTAGTAGGCGACTCGCTAGCCCAAATGGTTCAAGACTTGTCCTCGGCTATTGTGGGTCTAGGCATTGCTTTTCAAGCAAGTTGGCAGTTGGCACTCATCATACTTGCTATGATACCTCTCATAGGACTCAGTGGAGTTGTGCAGATCAAGTTCATGAAGGGCTTCAGCGCAGATGCAAAGGCCATGTACGAAGAAGCCAGCCAGGTTGCAAACGATGCAGTTGGAAGTATACGCACCGTTGCTTCCTTCTGCGCAGAAGACAAGGTGATGGAAATGTACAGAGTGAAGTGTGAGGGGCCAGTAAAGAATGGGATTAAACAAGGGATTATTAGTGGCATCGGCTTTGGGTTGTCGTTCGCCTTGTTGTTTCTCGTCTATGCCACGAGCTTCTACGCTGGAGCACGCCTTGTTCAGGATGGCAAGATCACATTCTCTGATGTGTTTCGT GTTTTCTTTGCTCTAACAATGGCGGCTATCGCAATCTCCCAGTCGAGCTCGTTGGCTCCGGACTCAACCAAGGCCAAGAGCGCGGCTGCCTCAGTGTTTGCGATTCTTGACAGAGAGTCGAAGATCGATCCAAGCGATGAATCCGGTGAGAAGCTAGAGAATATGAAGGGAGAGATAGAGCTGAGGCATGTGAGTTTCAAGTATCCAACAAGGCCAGATGTTCAGATCCTGCGTGACCTCTCCCTCACCATACGTTGTGGCAAGACTGTCGCGTTGGTCGGGGAGAGCGGGAGCGGTAAATCAACAGTCATCTCATTGTTGCAGAGATTCTATGATCCTGATTCCGGCCATATAAGCATCGACGGAGTTGAGATACAAAAGTTCCAGCTCAAGTGGCTGAGGCAGCAGATGGGGCTAGTGAGCCAAGAGCCTGTCTTGTTCAACGACACGATCCGGGCCAACATCGCCTACGGGAAGGGAGGTGATGCAACAGAGGCAGAGATCATCGCTGCAGCGGAGCTAGCTAACGCCCACAAATTCATCAGTGGGTTGGCCAACGGGTACGACACGATGGTGGGGGAGCGAGGGGTCCAGCTATCCGGAGGGCAGAAGCAACGCGTCGCCATTGCGCGTGCCATCGTCAAGGCTCCGAAGATACTGCTGCTCGACGAGGCCACGAGCGCGTTGGATGCGGAGTCGGAGAGAGTGGTCCAGGACGCGCTCGACCGGGTTATGGTGAACCGGACCACAGTCATTGTGGCACATAGGCTGTCAACCATCAAAGGAGCCAATGTGATCGCTGTGGTGAAGAATGGAGTAATAGTGGAGAAAGGAAAGCATGAAACACTGATCAACATCAACGATGGCTTCTACGCTTCATTAGTTGCCCTTCATACCTCAGCTGCTGATGCTTCTTAA
- the LOC121747192 gene encoding PSME3-interacting protein-like, with product MADDDLPPPIRLMNFVSEDQLAESRKNRGPRVEDGTAQRDRPLFEILKENKDKKDAEFNERFKHRPPKALDEDETEFLDKLDMSRREHERQLAEEEERHLRSFQAAVESQYNVVRELKEIPSAPKDQDKKSSVGGKKNPPPRPLGMVIKVMPQPKKAKVETIDGKEPEKATNITGLVSYSDDSDNDDD from the exons ATGGCGGATGATGATTTGCCGCCGCCAATTAGGCTAATGAACTTCGTATCCGAAGATCAG TTGGCAGAATCTCGAAAGAACAGGGGGCCAAGAGTTGAAGATGGTACTGCTCAGAGAGATAGGCCGCTTTTCGAG ATTTTAAAGGAAAATAAGGATAAGAAAGATGCTGAATTCAACGAACGCTTCAAGCACA GGCCACCAAAAGCTCTGGATGAAGATGAGACTGAGTTTCTCGATAAATTGGACATG TCCAGGAGAGAACATGAGCGACAACTTGCAGAAGAAGAAGAGCGGCATCTGCGAAGTTTTCAG GCAGCAGTGGAATCACAGTATAATGTGGTTCGCGAGCTAAAGGAGATTCCTTCAGCTCCAAAAGATCAG GATAAAAAAAGTTCAGTGGGTGGGAAGAAGAATCCTCCACCTCGGCCTTTAGGCATGGTGATCAAAGTGATGCCCCAACCTAAGAAAGCAAAAGTGGAAACTATAGATGGCAAGGAACCTGAGAAGGCTACTAACATAACTGGTTTGGTTTCATATAGTGATGATAGTGACAATGATGATGActga